The nucleotide window CTGTGGCAATCGAAGCTGCGTTCCATCAAAAGCCCTCAATAACCTGCGCAGATTTTGATTATACATTTTTACCATCTGTTGAACGAATTGGCCGAATTGAAGACTTACCAAAACTCATTAGAAAAAGTCTGAAAAAGAAAATAACCTCAGATGAACTAGACGCGTATGTTTCTCTTGTTGAAAAAAATACATTTGAATTTGATGGCACGGACTTTGATAAGAAATCAACAAAAAAATTTTTTCATGGGGGGCGTCTCGCAGACGTTCATATCTCCAATCAAATGATGAAAGAATTTTTAGATGAGAACGCATCTGTTTTGAGAGTTCTTGCAAGCGAACACCTTAAAAAAATTAATTACTTTAAAAATCAAACTCAAAATTAATTACTTGATCTAATTCATCGATCTGTTGTGAAGGGATCTATTGAATTCTATCTTATTATCACTACGATAGTGAAATAGTATAAACAATAGAGAACTTTATCAGGCAATGTAAAATTTTTATTAATTGATATGGGACTATTTGGCAATAGTAATCTTCTAAAAAATATTGGTTCAATTGGATTAGTAAATATTGTAGGATCTCTGATCTCTGCGTTTTTTTGGATTTACCTTGCTGGATTGATGGGTTCTGAACAATATGGCTTATTGGCATACTATCTCTCTATTGCTGGTATATTTACATCCGTTTCTTTAATTGGAGGCCCTATGGTAATCACTGTTTTTACTGCAAAAAAAATTCCACTAACATCTACAATATGTTTGATATCTATTTCGACAAGTATATTGTGTAGTGTTATTCTTTATTTTGTTTTAAATAATGTTGGGATTAGCGTTTATGTCATCGGAGCTATAATCTACAATCTCTCAGTATCTGAATTATTAGGAAGAAAATTCTACAAAACATATTCAATATATTTTATTTTACAAAAAACACTCTTTGTCGTATTTTCATTAATACTCTATTATGTTATGGGCCCAAGTGGCGTTTTAGTCGGTACCGGTCTGTCATTTTTGCTTTTTACAACAAGGGTCTATAGATCTTTTAGAGATGCAAGAATAAACTTTCAATTATTAAAGACAAAATGGAGCTTTATTGCAAATAATTTTGTATTAGATCTAAGCTACGTCGTAAATGGTCAAATTGATAAATTGTTTATTGGCCCTATGTTTGGATTTATGACTCTTGGAAATTACTATTTAGGAATTCAAGTTCTTAACATGTTAGCAATTATCCCAGAATCAATACGAAAGTATACTCTACCAGAAGATTCCAGTGGAGCTAATACCAAAAAAATAAAAGTCATAACCGTATTTTTTTCTGGTTTCTTGGCATTAATAGGAATATTTATTGTTCCACAAATATTTCCTATTATTTTTCCAGCATATACTGAATCATTAGATCTAATTCCTATTATTTCTATTTCAATTATACCTACCACCATATCAACTATGTACATCTCGCATTTTCTAGCTAAGGAACAGAGTTTCTACATTCTGATTACAAGCATTGTTTCAATAATTACGATGGTATTGGGAATTTTTACGCTTGGATCGTTGTTTGGAATAATTGGTTTAGCATTCTCGCTAGTTTTGTCTGATGTATCTAGAGCAATTATGTTGTCTATGATACATCTTTATCAAAAAAGAGCACTGTCTAAATTTTGATCAAACAATTTACAACAAGGAAATAAATACTTGAATTATTTTTAATGTTTAATGCGGTATTGTAAAAAATGTTTATACCCTGATACTAAACCACAATTACAATTTGATAAAAATGGTGTTTGTAGCGCGTGCGTGAATAATCTACTGAAAGAAAATATAGACTGGGATAAAAAAAGAGAAGTTTTTTTACGAATTATTGAAAAATACCGAAGTAAAAACGGAAGCAACTATGATTGTATAATTCCAGTTAGCGGAGGTAAGGATTCAACTTTTCAAACATACACGATGAAAGAAACATTTGGCTTGAATCCATTGGTGGTAAATTTTCATCCCCTTGATCAAACTGAGATCGGAAAGAAAAATTTGGAAAACTTGAAAAAATTAGATGTCGATTGTATTGAATTTTCTCCAAAACCCAAGATATATTCAAAACTCGCAAAATTTGGGCTAACTGAACTAGGTGATTTTCAATGGCCAGAACATATTGGAATTTTCACAGTGCCTGTACAAATAGCAGTTAAATATAAAATTCCGTTAATCATATGGGGAGAAAACCCCCAATTTGAATACGGTGCATTGACCAATATTGATGAAGAAACTATTCTAGATAAACAATGGACTGAAAAACATGGTGGATATTTTCTTGATAAAATTACTCCACAAGATATGACAAAATATGGATTTGAAATGAAAGACCTGAAACCGTATCTCTATCCGTCCGATGAGGAGATTAAGGAGGTTGGTGTAACGGGAGTTTTTCTTGGCTCTTATATCAAATGGGATATCTTCAAACAACTAGATTTGGTAAAAAAATTAGGTTTTTCAGAAAACAACGAGGATAAAGAAGGAACTTATCTGAGGTGGGAAAACCTCGATGTATATTTTACGGTTTTTCACGACTATTTTAAATTCTTAAAATACGGATTTGGACGAGCCACTGATCATGCCTCAATAGAGATACGATATGGTAGAATTACAAGAGAGCAAGGTATTGAATTAGTTAAAAAACATGAAGGTAAGATACCACGAAAATATCTCAAAGAGTTTTTGCAGTCTGCAGAAATTACAGAAAATGAATTTCATAAAATATGTGATAAATTTACTAACAAAGATATATTTTTGACCAATAATGATGGAACTATATCTAAAGATAGCGAAAATAATCCTATCTTAAGAAATCCGATTCAATGATTTTATCAATCTGATAATATATCCTAATTAATTCGAAGCATCCAAATCCACAAATTGTTTTTGGATTGGGGTTTTCCAGATTTTTGGATCAGAAACAATATTGAAAAAGTGTTGACTACTTTTTCCATCTCCAAAATAACTACATTTCTCAATTTTTTTATTCTCTACTTCAATAATGGCATTCAAGATTTGATCTCTTACACTATCGACATTTATTATGTTGGTACTTTTTGTCCTGTTTTTCTGTCTAGTTCCTATGTTTATTGTAGGGATTCCATAAACTTCGGATTCTTTTATTCCTGCACTGGAATTGCCGATTAGAAATTTGGATTTTTTTAACATTGTTAAAAAATATTCAAACCTGACAGAAGGTAATATCTTAAAGTTTTTCATATTCTTAAGACGTTCATAC belongs to Candidatus Nitrosotenuis cloacae and includes:
- a CDS encoding lipopolysaccharide biosynthesis protein, translated to MGLFGNSNLLKNIGSIGLVNIVGSLISAFFWIYLAGLMGSEQYGLLAYYLSIAGIFTSVSLIGGPMVITVFTAKKIPLTSTICLISISTSILCSVILYFVLNNVGISVYVIGAIIYNLSVSELLGRKFYKTYSIYFILQKTLFVVFSLILYYVMGPSGVLVGTGLSFLLFTTRVYRSFRDARINFQLLKTKWSFIANNFVLDLSYVVNGQIDKLFIGPMFGFMTLGNYYLGIQVLNMLAIIPESIRKYTLPEDSSGANTKKIKVITVFFSGFLALIGIFIVPQIFPIIFPAYTESLDLIPIISISIIPTTISTMYISHFLAKEQSFYILITSIVSIITMVLGIFTLGSLFGIIGLAFSLVLSDVSRAIMLSMIHLYQKRALSKF
- a CDS encoding N-acetyl sugar amidotransferase, with amino-acid sequence MRYCKKCLYPDTKPQLQFDKNGVCSACVNNLLKENIDWDKKREVFLRIIEKYRSKNGSNYDCIIPVSGGKDSTFQTYTMKETFGLNPLVVNFHPLDQTEIGKKNLENLKKLDVDCIEFSPKPKIYSKLAKFGLTELGDFQWPEHIGIFTVPVQIAVKYKIPLIIWGENPQFEYGALTNIDEETILDKQWTEKHGGYFLDKITPQDMTKYGFEMKDLKPYLYPSDEEIKEVGVTGVFLGSYIKWDIFKQLDLVKKLGFSENNEDKEGTYLRWENLDVYFTVFHDYFKFLKYGFGRATDHASIEIRYGRITREQGIELVKKHEGKIPRKYLKEFLQSAEITENEFHKICDKFTNKDIFLTNNDGTISKDSENNPILRNPIQ